A genome region from Pseudomonas helmanticensis includes the following:
- the speA gene encoding arginine decarboxylase produces the protein MSVRRTRKDDGSQWTVADSRSVYGIRHWGAGYFAINEAGRVEVRPNGPSSSPIDLFEQVDQLRKSGLSLPLLVRFPDILQDRVRQLTGAFDANIERLEYQSKYTALYPIKVNQQEAVIENIIATQDVSIGLEAGSKPELLAVLALAPKGGTIVCNGYKDREFIRLALIGQKLGHNVFIVIEKESEVALVIEEAASLKVKPQVGLRVRLSSLASSKWADTGGEKSKFGLSAAQLLSVVERFRAAGLDQGIRLLHFHMGSQIANLADYQHGFKEAIRYYGELRNLGLPVDHIDVGGGLGVDYDGTHSRNASSINYDMDDYAGVVVGMLKEFCDAQALPHPHIFSESGRSLTAHHAMLVVQVTDVEKHNDEIPQIENKESLPETVQWLVDLLGPTDIEMVTETYWRATHYMSDVAAQYADGKLTLAEKALAEQCYFAVCRRLHNSLKARQRSHRQVLDELNDKLADKYICNFSVFQSLPDTWAIDQVLPIIPLHRLDEEPLRRAVLQDLTCDSDGKINQYVDEQSIETSLPVHGLNEGEDYLLGVFLVGAYQEILGDMHNLFGDTDSVNIYQNADGSVYHAGIETHDTIEDMLRYVHLSPEELMTHYRDKCASARISAGERTQFLDALRLGLTRSSYLSS, from the coding sequence ATGTCCGTACGACGCACACGTAAAGACGATGGCAGCCAATGGACAGTTGCGGACAGCCGCAGTGTTTACGGGATTCGCCATTGGGGGGCCGGGTATTTCGCGATCAATGAAGCCGGTCGCGTCGAAGTTCGTCCGAACGGCCCGAGCAGCTCGCCGATTGACCTGTTCGAGCAAGTCGACCAACTGCGCAAAAGCGGTTTGTCCTTGCCGTTGCTGGTTCGTTTCCCCGACATCCTGCAAGACCGTGTCCGCCAGTTGACCGGCGCCTTCGATGCCAACATCGAGCGTCTGGAATACCAGAGCAAGTACACCGCGCTGTACCCGATCAAGGTTAACCAGCAAGAAGCGGTGATCGAAAACATCATCGCCACCCAGGACGTTTCCATCGGCCTGGAAGCCGGCTCCAAGCCTGAATTGCTGGCCGTACTGGCGCTGGCGCCGAAGGGCGGTACCATCGTCTGCAACGGCTACAAGGACCGCGAATTCATTCGTCTGGCGCTGATCGGTCAGAAGCTTGGTCACAACGTGTTCATCGTGATCGAGAAAGAATCCGAAGTCGCTCTGGTGATCGAAGAAGCCGCCTCGCTGAAGGTCAAGCCACAGGTCGGCCTGCGCGTGCGCCTGTCGTCGCTGGCGTCGTCGAAGTGGGCGGACACCGGTGGCGAGAAATCCAAATTCGGTCTGTCGGCGGCACAACTGCTGTCGGTGGTCGAGCGCTTTCGCGCGGCCGGTCTCGATCAGGGCATCCGCCTGCTGCACTTCCATATGGGGTCGCAGATTGCCAACCTGGCTGACTATCAGCACGGTTTCAAGGAAGCGATCCGTTACTACGGCGAGTTGCGCAACCTCGGTCTGCCGGTCGATCACATCGACGTTGGCGGCGGTCTCGGTGTCGACTATGACGGCACCCACTCGCGCAACGCCAGTTCGATCAACTACGACATGGACGATTACGCCGGTGTCGTGGTCGGCATGCTTAAGGAGTTCTGCGATGCGCAGGCCCTGCCGCATCCGCACATCTTCTCCGAGAGCGGCCGCTCGCTGACCGCGCACCACGCGATGCTGGTTGTGCAGGTGACTGACGTCGAGAAGCACAACGACGAAATCCCGCAGATCGAAAACAAGGAATCGCTGCCGGAAACCGTGCAGTGGCTGGTTGACCTGCTCGGCCCGACCGACATCGAAATGGTCACCGAAACCTACTGGCGCGCCACGCACTACATGAGCGACGTGGCTGCGCAGTACGCTGACGGCAAACTGACCCTGGCCGAAAAAGCCCTGGCCGAGCAGTGCTACTTCGCGGTCTGCCGTCGCCTGCACAACTCGCTGAAAGCGCGTCAGCGTTCGCACCGTCAGGTGCTCGACGAGCTCAACGACAAGCTGGCCGACAAGTACATCTGCAACTTCTCGGTGTTCCAGAGCCTGCCGGACACCTGGGCGATCGATCAGGTCTTGCCGATCATCCCGCTGCACCGTCTTGACGAAGAACCGCTGCGCCGCGCCGTGCTGCAGGATCTGACCTGCGACTCCGACGGCAAGATCAACCAGTACGTCGACGAGCAGAGCATCGAAACCAGCTTGCCGGTGCACGGTTTGAACGAAGGTGAAGACTACCTGCTGGGCGTGTTCCTGGTCGGCGCCTATCAGGAAATCCTTGGCGACATGCACAACCTGTTCGGTGACACCGACTCGGTGAACATCTACCAGAACGCCGATGGCAGCGTGTACCACGCCGGTATCGAGACCCACGACACCATCGAAGACATGCTGCGTTACGTGCACTTGTCGCCAGAAGAACTGATGACGCACTACCGCGACAAGTGCGCCAGCGCGCGCATCAGTGCCGGCGAGCGCACGCAATTCCTCGATGCCTTGCGTCTGGGCCTGACCCGTTCCTCCTACCTGTCTTCCTGA
- a CDS encoding translation initiation factor Sui1, whose product MAKKAASFAALGGLVFSTDAGRHCPECSKPVDACICKQTVIPAGDGIARVRRESKGRGGKTVTTITGVPLAEDALKELATTLKKRCGTGGALKDGIIEIQGDHVELLLAELIKHGFKAKKSGG is encoded by the coding sequence GTGGCCAAAAAAGCCGCATCCTTCGCCGCCTTAGGTGGCCTGGTATTTTCCACCGACGCAGGTCGTCATTGCCCGGAATGCAGTAAGCCGGTGGACGCCTGTATCTGCAAACAAACCGTGATCCCGGCCGGCGACGGCATTGCCCGCGTGCGCCGCGAGAGCAAGGGCCGTGGCGGCAAGACGGTGACCACCATCACCGGCGTGCCGCTGGCCGAAGACGCGCTCAAGGAGCTGGCGACAACGTTGAAGAAACGTTGTGGCACCGGCGGCGCGTTGAAAGACGGCATCATCGAAATCCAGGGCGATCATGTCGAGCTACTCTTGGCTGAGCTGATCAAGCACGGTTTCAAAGCGAAGAAGTCCGGCGGCTAG
- the gcbA gene encoding diguanylate cyclase GcbA, producing MTEPEDPSRERLKHHFAQRVIHQARQILEIWQRLQRSEWSTVDLAELSEANLRLLRFAERFEQPEHTQLAHHISQSLEAVDANRGRLSSGLITDLNRLMQRLSRTGLRHGDQLDQTFLPPLRKPIYVMLQDHDRAERLAKQLEFFGLTAQALDSVAAFRSSMVERLPAAIVMDVDFSGAGIGLKLAAEAQVGLDEPLPLLFFSLHETDTPTRLAAVRAGGQEFLTGTLEASSLLEKIEVLTCVAQYEPYKVLIIDDSRAQALHTERLLNSAGIVTRTLIEPIQAMAELADFQPDLIILDMYMPACTGTELAKVIRHNDRYVSVPIIYLSAEDDLDKQLDAMSEGGDDFLTKPIKPRHLITTVRNRAARARNLKARMVRDSLTGLYNHTHILQLLEDCSFRARRESKPLSFAMLDIDHFKRVNDSHGHPMGDRVIKSLALFLKQRLRKTDFIGRYGGEEFAIVMPDTDIEAAHKVLDEIRQRFAEIHYPAQPQDLWCTFSAGVVEMHDDCDSLMMASQADEALYRAKGAGRNRVQAARESKQSATFSSDSTDSVITL from the coding sequence ATGACCGAGCCAGAAGACCCCAGCCGTGAGCGTCTCAAGCACCACTTTGCCCAGCGGGTAATTCATCAGGCACGTCAGATTCTTGAGATATGGCAGCGCCTGCAACGCAGTGAATGGTCCACCGTCGACCTCGCCGAACTGAGCGAGGCCAACCTGCGCCTGCTGCGTTTTGCCGAGCGTTTCGAACAGCCCGAACACACCCAGCTCGCGCATCACATCAGCCAATCGCTGGAAGCGGTGGACGCCAATCGCGGCCGTCTCAGCAGCGGCCTGATCACCGACCTCAATCGCTTGATGCAGCGTTTGTCGCGCACCGGCCTGCGGCATGGCGATCAACTCGACCAGACTTTCCTGCCACCGCTGCGCAAACCGATCTACGTGATGTTGCAAGATCATGACCGTGCCGAACGGCTGGCCAAGCAACTGGAGTTCTTCGGCCTCACCGCGCAGGCTCTCGACAGTGTCGCGGCGTTTCGCTCATCGATGGTCGAGCGCTTGCCCGCCGCGATTGTCATGGACGTGGATTTCAGCGGTGCCGGCATCGGCCTGAAACTCGCCGCCGAAGCCCAGGTCGGTCTGGATGAACCGCTGCCATTGCTGTTCTTCAGCCTGCACGAAACCGACACCCCGACCCGTCTCGCCGCCGTGCGCGCCGGTGGCCAGGAGTTCCTCACCGGCACCCTCGAAGCGTCGAGCCTGCTGGAAAAGATCGAAGTCCTCACCTGCGTCGCCCAGTACGAACCTTATAAAGTGTTGATCATCGACGACTCGCGTGCGCAGGCCTTGCACACCGAGCGCCTGCTCAACAGCGCCGGCATCGTCACCCGCACCTTGATCGAACCGATTCAGGCGATGGCCGAACTGGCGGATTTCCAGCCCGACCTGATCATCCTCGACATGTACATGCCAGCCTGCACCGGCACTGAACTGGCCAAGGTGATTCGTCACAACGACCGATATGTCAGCGTGCCGATCATCTACCTGTCGGCCGAGGACGATCTGGACAAGCAGCTCGATGCGATGAGCGAAGGCGGCGACGACTTCCTGACCAAACCGATCAAGCCGCGTCATCTGATCACTACCGTGCGCAACCGCGCCGCCCGCGCGCGCAATCTGAAAGCACGGATGGTCCGCGACAGCCTCACCGGCCTGTACAACCACACGCACATTCTGCAATTGCTCGAAGACTGCTCGTTCCGCGCCCGCCGCGAGAGCAAGCCGTTGAGCTTTGCGATGCTCGACATCGACCACTTCAAACGGGTTAATGACAGCCATGGTCACCCGATGGGCGATCGCGTGATCAAGAGCCTCGCACTGTTTCTCAAGCAGCGTTTGCGCAAGACCGACTTCATCGGCCGCTATGGCGGTGAAGAGTTCGCTATCGTCATGCCCGACACCGATATAGAAGCTGCGCACAAAGTGCTCGACGAGATCCGCCAGCGTTTCGCCGAGATTCATTACCCGGCGCAGCCGCAGGACTTGTGGTGCACCTTCAGCGCCGGCGTGGTGGAAATGCACGACGACTGCGACAGCCTGATGATGGCCAGTCAGGCCGATGAGGCGCTGTACCGCGCCAAGGGGGCCGGGCGCAATCGCGTGCAAGCTGCGCGGGAATCAAAGCAAAGTGCCACTTTTTCATCGGATTCCACCGATTCGGTCATAACCCTGTAA
- the aroQ gene encoding type II 3-dehydroquinate dehydratase, whose product MATLLVLHGPNLNLLGTREPGTYGSTTLAQINQDLERRAREAGHHLLYLQSNAEYELIDRIHAARGEGVDFILINPAAFTHTSVALRDALLGVSIPFIEVHLSNVHKREPFRHHSYFSDVAVGVICGLGASGYRLALEAALEQLETPATT is encoded by the coding sequence ATGGCAACCCTCCTGGTGCTGCACGGCCCCAACCTGAACCTGCTCGGCACCCGCGAACCCGGCACCTACGGTTCAACGACCCTGGCGCAGATCAATCAGGATCTGGAGCGCCGCGCCCGTGAAGCCGGCCATCATCTGCTGTATCTGCAAAGCAATGCCGAGTACGAATTGATCGATCGCATCCACGCTGCGCGCGGCGAAGGTGTCGATTTCATCCTGATCAATCCAGCGGCTTTTACACACACAAGTGTCGCATTACGTGACGCGTTGCTGGGAGTGAGCATCCCATTCATCGAAGTGCATTTGTCCAACGTGCACAAACGCGAACCTTTCCGCCATCACTCTTACTTCTCCGACGTAGCGGTGGGAGTGATCTGCGGCCTTGGCGCCAGCGGTTACCGACTGGCCCTGGAGGCTGCACTAGAACAGCTTGAAACACCGGCAACGACTTGA
- a CDS encoding type VI secretion system Vgr family protein, with product MFDPFNESLFRLDVAGLSDPLEVLAFTGNEALSEPFAFEIDVLIDDAQLDLAGLLYRSAFLCFGALGEGVHGQLQSLVQHEYGHAARLCRVRLGPRLSYLSLRFSQRIFSGRSVPQILDQVLREHGIVGAQRRFECRVDHPVRTFCTQYHESDLQLLQRLCRQARIHYHFEHRPDGHCLVFGDDPTQLPQAVAAVFCGEGDGQSEPQAIHQWRLQGQRQSLASGAQSTRTAEGCSELARLRSGRWLALSGHPLGECNRRWLLNRIEHHADQLQIPAYSNRIFALEQSWVAASATVAVRQRMHSLQRAWVVAVDEPRPDQSRPVAVQFDWSYQGEGAADSHCWLPMSPTLAEAPMNALAEGVEVVVSFFEGDPDQPMITGVLQVAAAPVADQPLPLPPQTRLDDGLQRLLQSAEPLMLLCLMPGGGSFVHCSQAVCTCRLVTSLEQSGGR from the coding sequence ATGTTCGATCCATTCAACGAGTCGTTGTTTCGTCTCGATGTAGCGGGTCTGTCCGACCCCCTCGAAGTCCTGGCCTTTACCGGTAACGAAGCGCTCAGTGAGCCGTTTGCGTTCGAGATCGATGTGTTGATCGACGATGCGCAACTGGACCTTGCCGGTTTGCTCTACCGATCAGCGTTTCTTTGTTTCGGCGCGCTGGGGGAGGGTGTGCACGGGCAATTGCAAAGCCTTGTCCAGCACGAGTACGGCCATGCTGCGAGGTTGTGCCGAGTGCGTCTGGGGCCGAGGTTGAGTTACCTGAGTCTGCGCTTCAGCCAGCGCATATTCAGTGGCCGCTCGGTGCCGCAGATCCTTGATCAAGTGCTCAGGGAACACGGCATCGTTGGCGCGCAGCGCCGCTTCGAGTGCCGCGTCGATCATCCGGTCCGGACCTTCTGCACCCAGTACCACGAATCGGATCTGCAACTGCTCCAGCGCTTGTGCCGGCAGGCGCGCATTCACTATCACTTCGAGCATCGTCCCGACGGACATTGCCTGGTGTTCGGCGATGATCCGACGCAACTGCCGCAAGCCGTCGCGGCGGTGTTTTGCGGCGAAGGTGACGGGCAAAGTGAGCCGCAGGCGATCCACCAATGGCGGTTGCAGGGCCAACGTCAGAGCTTGGCCAGCGGCGCGCAGTCGACGCGCACGGCCGAAGGCTGCAGTGAGCTGGCGCGATTGCGCAGCGGCCGGTGGCTGGCACTGAGCGGCCATCCGCTGGGTGAATGCAACCGGCGCTGGTTGTTGAACCGAATCGAGCATCACGCCGATCAACTTCAGATCCCGGCCTACAGCAACCGGATCTTTGCGCTGGAGCAGTCCTGGGTTGCTGCGTCGGCGACGGTTGCTGTTCGCCAGCGCATGCACAGTCTGCAACGGGCCTGGGTGGTTGCCGTCGATGAACCGCGTCCTGATCAATCGCGTCCGGTCGCGGTGCAGTTCGACTGGTCGTATCAGGGCGAGGGTGCCGCCGACAGCCATTGCTGGCTGCCTATGTCGCCAACCCTGGCCGAGGCGCCAATGAATGCACTGGCCGAGGGTGTCGAAGTGGTGGTGAGTTTCTTCGAGGGTGATCCGGATCAACCGATGATCACTGGTGTATTGCAAGTCGCTGCGGCGCCGGTCGCAGACCAGCCCTTGCCATTACCGCCGCAAACCCGACTCGATGACGGGCTGCAACGCCTGCTGCAATCGGCGGAACCTTTGATGCTGCTGTGTCTGATGCCGGGTGGCGGCAGCTTCGTGCATTGTTCGCAGGCGGTGTGTACCTGTCGGCTGGTGACGTCCCTTGAACAGAGCGGCGGACGATGA
- a CDS encoding Hcp family type VI secretion system effector has protein sequence MPIPAFMTLHGSRQGLISAGAFTEASVGNSYQSGREDKIMIQALSHGIFVPKNAGAGRRMHKPLIVTKTIDKASPLINTALCSGELLSQCRVEWFRTSAQGVQEHFYTMELEDAVIVGAEILMPHCQDPDTAHLTQLEKIHFRYRRIYWRHEVSRTMGSDEWQGEGQG, from the coding sequence ATGCCCATCCCTGCCTTCATGACCCTCCACGGCAGCCGACAGGGCCTGATCAGTGCCGGCGCTTTTACCGAGGCGTCAGTGGGCAACAGCTACCAGAGCGGGCGTGAGGACAAGATCATGATTCAGGCCTTGAGCCACGGGATTTTTGTGCCGAAGAACGCCGGGGCGGGGCGGCGGATGCATAAGCCGCTGATCGTCACCAAGACCATCGACAAGGCCTCACCGCTGATCAATACCGCGCTGTGTTCCGGCGAGCTGCTGAGCCAATGCCGGGTGGAGTGGTTTCGTACCTCGGCTCAAGGTGTTCAGGAACACTTCTACACGATGGAACTGGAAGACGCGGTGATCGTTGGTGCTGAAATACTGATGCCGCACTGCCAGGACCCCGACACTGCTCATCTCACGCAATTGGAGAAAATCCATTTCCGCTATCGGCGTATCTATTGGCGCCACGAAGTCAGCCGGACGATGGGTTCCGACGAATGGCAAGGCGAGGGCCAGGGATGA
- a CDS encoding NUDIX hydrolase, which yields MSQNAKEAAHRAASDAEQIAWVDEQDNLLGALVRADLRERGLIGRGTYIMLFNSAGELCVHRRTLSKAIYPGYWDVAAGGMVQADETYAESATRELEEELGVSGVELTAHDHFFFEDTGNRLWCSAFSAVWDGPLKLQPEEVLEARFIPVEQVMQEIQQKPYCPDSLAALKRYLNAQQSDVAKNT from the coding sequence ATGAGTCAGAACGCCAAAGAGGCGGCCCATCGCGCCGCCTCCGATGCTGAACAGATCGCCTGGGTCGACGAACAGGACAACCTGCTCGGCGCCTTGGTGCGTGCCGATCTGCGCGAGCGCGGGCTGATCGGACGCGGCACCTACATCATGCTGTTCAATTCTGCGGGTGAGCTTTGCGTGCATCGGCGCACGTTGAGCAAGGCGATTTATCCCGGTTACTGGGACGTCGCGGCAGGCGGTATGGTGCAGGCCGACGAAACCTACGCCGAATCCGCTACCCGGGAGCTGGAAGAAGAGTTGGGGGTCAGTGGCGTGGAACTCACTGCGCACGACCATTTCTTCTTTGAAGATACCGGCAACCGTTTGTGGTGTTCGGCGTTTTCCGCTGTGTGGGACGGGCCGCTCAAACTGCAGCCGGAAGAGGTGCTGGAAGCGCGGTTCATCCCGGTCGAGCAGGTCATGCAGGAAATCCAACAAAAGCCCTATTGCCCGGACTCTTTGGCCGCGTTGAAGCGCTATCTGAACGCGCAGCAAAGCGACGTCGCAAAGAACACATGA
- the accB gene encoding acetyl-CoA carboxylase biotin carboxyl carrier protein has translation MDIRKVKKLIELLEESGIDELEIKEGEESVRISRHSKTPAQQYYAPAPMQAPAAAPVAAPVAAAAPAAAAAPALNGTVARSPMVGTFYRKSSPTSPSFVEVGQTVKKGDTLCIVEAMKMMNHIEAETSGVIESILVEDGQPVEYDQPLFTIV, from the coding sequence ATGGATATCCGTAAAGTTAAGAAATTGATCGAATTGCTGGAAGAGTCCGGCATCGACGAGCTCGAGATCAAGGAAGGCGAAGAGTCCGTACGCATCAGCCGTCACAGCAAGACCCCGGCTCAGCAGTACTACGCGCCGGCTCCGATGCAAGCACCGGCCGCTGCGCCTGTTGCTGCTCCGGTTGCTGCTGCAGCCCCTGCTGCCGCTGCTGCTCCAGCGCTGAACGGCACTGTTGCCCGTTCGCCGATGGTCGGCACGTTCTACCGTAAATCTTCGCCAACCTCGCCGTCCTTCGTTGAAGTCGGCCAGACCGTGAAGAAAGGCGACACTCTGTGCATCGTCGAAGCCATGAAGATGATGAACCACATCGAAGCTGAAACCAGCGGTGTGATCGAGTCCATCCTCGTCGAAGACGGCCAGCCGGTTGAGTACGACCAACCGCTGTTCACCATCGTTTGA
- a CDS encoding DUF2333 family protein: MLDWKNRAGSAPERAAEPKSATRSYVGGVLFSRALATLIGLYLLVTIGLGWYWSQEPALFPVAQNAQVAAEKEGKQMVIGYTTVETLKTVAGTLLNKPGGYISNDRFPPGLWMDNTPSWEYGVLVQVRDLTRALRKDFARSQSQSAEDADLAKAEPRFNFDNKSWILPSSESEYQEGINSLSRYQARLSDPTQKNALFYARADNLNNWLGDVGTRLGSLSQRLSASVGRVKLNTALKTEVPAIGEVPQVDEEVVETPWMQIDNVFYEARGQAWALSHLLRAIEVDFADVLAKKNATVSVRQIIRELEASQEPVWSPMILNGSGFGVLANHSLVMANYISRANAAVIDLRQLLNQG, encoded by the coding sequence ATGCTGGACTGGAAAAACCGCGCGGGCAGCGCGCCTGAACGTGCCGCCGAGCCCAAGTCGGCCACCCGCAGCTATGTCGGTGGGGTGCTGTTCAGCCGCGCTTTGGCCACGCTGATCGGCCTCTATCTGCTGGTGACCATCGGCCTTGGCTGGTACTGGAGCCAAGAGCCGGCGCTGTTTCCGGTCGCACAAAACGCGCAAGTGGCTGCCGAGAAAGAAGGCAAGCAGATGGTCATCGGCTACACCACGGTCGAAACCCTGAAGACCGTTGCCGGCACCTTGCTCAACAAACCGGGCGGCTACATTTCCAACGACCGCTTCCCGCCAGGCCTGTGGATGGACAACACGCCGAGCTGGGAATACGGCGTGCTGGTGCAGGTGCGTGACCTGACCCGCGCCTTGCGCAAAGACTTCGCCCGTTCGCAGTCGCAGTCGGCGGAAGATGCCGATCTGGCCAAAGCCGAACCGCGTTTCAACTTCGACAACAAGAGCTGGATCCTGCCGTCGAGTGAGTCGGAGTACCAGGAAGGCATCAACTCCCTGAGCCGTTATCAGGCACGCCTGTCCGACCCTACTCAAAAGAACGCGCTGTTCTATGCCCGCGCCGACAACCTGAACAACTGGCTGGGCGATGTGGGCACCCGTCTCGGTTCGCTGTCGCAACGTTTGTCGGCCAGTGTTGGCCGGGTCAAACTCAACACCGCACTGAAAACCGAAGTACCGGCCATCGGCGAAGTGCCGCAGGTTGACGAAGAAGTCGTCGAGACTCCGTGGATGCAGATCGACAACGTCTTCTACGAAGCACGCGGTCAGGCCTGGGCGCTCTCGCATCTGCTGCGCGCCATCGAAGTCGACTTCGCCGATGTACTGGCGAAGAAGAACGCCACGGTCAGCGTGCGTCAGATCATCCGCGAACTGGAAGCCTCGCAGGAACCGGTCTGGAGTCCGATGATTCTTAACGGCAGCGGCTTCGGCGTGTTGGCCAACCACTCGCTGGTCATGGCCAACTATATTTCCCGGGCCAACGCTGCTGTGATCGATTTGCGTCAACTGCTCAATCAGGGCTGA
- a CDS encoding methyl-accepting chemotaxis protein: MIGLILLIALLIDTLQRRLARTLTNLAPALSTWAEGDFSRDIHLGKTNRELHDIEASLNRLRAYLVDLVGTIRGNAEQVAGSSRTLAELSNDLHSGAEHQAGDTALIRDSLGELEATIQQVAGDAQQAADASRHAGLAVEHGQTVIGQSLTGLHALVGEVQGNAQMIEHLAEESATIGGVLTVIRSIADQTNLLALNAAIEAARAGEMGRGFAVVAEEVRSLAQRTAGATAEIQALIAGLQTAARQSVEGMRAQVEHAEATANQAQAADGALDKIVGAIQTISDTAVRIADVTAQQSSAVSEIRDHSERIHQLGGDNLLRIGRGREQGENLLVLGGQLHTAVQAFRV; the protein is encoded by the coding sequence ATGATCGGCTTGATTCTGCTGATTGCGTTGCTGATCGACACCTTGCAGCGGCGGCTGGCCCGTACGCTGACCAATCTCGCTCCGGCACTGTCGACCTGGGCCGAAGGCGATTTCAGCCGCGATATTCACTTGGGCAAGACCAACCGCGAACTGCACGACATTGAAGCCTCGCTCAACCGCTTGCGCGCCTATCTGGTGGATCTGGTCGGGACGATTCGTGGCAACGCCGAACAAGTCGCGGGCAGCAGCCGCACCCTTGCCGAACTGAGTAATGACCTGCACAGCGGTGCCGAGCACCAGGCCGGTGACACCGCGTTGATCCGCGATTCCCTCGGCGAACTCGAAGCGACAATCCAACAGGTTGCCGGCGATGCGCAGCAGGCGGCGGATGCCAGCCGTCATGCCGGACTGGCCGTCGAGCATGGCCAGACCGTTATTGGCCAAAGCCTGACTGGCCTGCACGCGCTGGTTGGTGAGGTTCAGGGCAACGCGCAAATGATCGAGCATCTGGCCGAGGAGTCAGCGACCATCGGCGGCGTGCTGACGGTGATTCGCTCGATTGCCGACCAGACCAATCTGCTGGCACTCAACGCGGCGATTGAAGCGGCGCGTGCCGGGGAAATGGGTCGTGGTTTTGCCGTGGTGGCCGAGGAAGTGCGCTCACTGGCACAACGCACCGCTGGCGCGACCGCCGAGATTCAGGCGCTGATTGCCGGCCTGCAAACCGCCGCCCGGCAATCGGTGGAAGGCATGCGTGCGCAGGTCGAGCACGCCGAAGCCACGGCCAATCAGGCGCAAGCGGCGGACGGTGCGCTGGATAAAATCGTCGGGGCGATCCAGACCATTTCCGACACGGCGGTGCGCATTGCCGACGTGACGGCGCAGCAGAGTAGCGCGGTCAGCGAGATCCGTGATCACAGCGAGCGGATTCATCAGTTGGGTGGGGATAACTTGCTGCGGATCGGTCGAGGGCGCGAACAAGGCGAGAACTTGCTGGTACTCGGCGGCCAACTGCATACAGCCGTACAAGCCTTCCGCGTCTGA
- a CDS encoding DUF2515 family protein has product MSQCFNEHASDEQRLNHSTVPVADCECSEELLYGEKVRVTEVPVLTCQCLWREYQRQAEEIVAPEGVFIADPVKRNRAINAAYARLWQHDKRFQWAGLAAFASKQVGCGLLHAAESIERIREEHEARQRMREGRRESGLLTPGKMPEQAEDLREYEKAQARNPVPSVDFRASGEELSLVQQQFQHVYEMMAMGNTTLFLDVYPLHQFYAVRGLGELKRCLETRKQIYGHAKFPVLWPVGQETLGFGKDFEEIRKAFEAIDAGNIAQSVEHLARHEQRNILQPTIYENRHLVTLLRGNHLSFVTGFPSGVAQAIELTMTSQCQRADGGRTISFSRYPLADLSDIDQRMEFVLRAAARFDHMLNDENRDSLAQSISEIAAMEGT; this is encoded by the coding sequence ATGAGCCAGTGTTTCAACGAGCATGCCAGCGATGAACAACGCCTTAACCACAGCACCGTGCCCGTAGCCGATTGTGAATGCAGTGAAGAGTTGCTGTATGGCGAGAAAGTGCGCGTGACCGAGGTACCGGTGCTCACCTGCCAGTGCCTGTGGCGCGAGTATCAGCGCCAGGCCGAGGAAATCGTTGCGCCCGAGGGCGTCTTTATAGCCGACCCGGTCAAACGCAACCGGGCGATCAACGCTGCTTATGCCCGACTCTGGCAACACGACAAACGTTTTCAGTGGGCCGGTTTGGCGGCGTTCGCTTCCAAGCAGGTGGGCTGTGGATTGCTCCATGCCGCTGAAAGCATCGAACGTATCCGCGAAGAGCACGAAGCGCGCCAGCGAATGCGCGAAGGGCGACGTGAGTCCGGATTGCTGACACCGGGAAAAATGCCCGAGCAGGCCGAAGACTTGCGGGAATACGAAAAGGCGCAGGCGCGTAATCCCGTGCCGTCCGTGGATTTTCGCGCCAGCGGCGAAGAGCTGTCATTGGTGCAGCAACAGTTCCAGCATGTCTACGAGATGATGGCGATGGGTAATACCACGCTGTTTCTGGATGTTTATCCTTTGCATCAGTTTTATGCGGTGCGTGGGTTGGGGGAGTTGAAGAGGTGTTTGGAAACGAGAAAACAGATTTATGGGCACGCGAAGTTTCCTGTGCTTTGGCCGGTGGGGCAGGAAACGCTTGGGTTTGGGAAAGATTTTGAAGAAATTAGAAAAGCTTTTGAGGCTATAGACGCAGGGAATATTGCCCAAAGTGTGGAACATTTGGCGAGACATGAGCAGCGAAACATTCTTCAGCCGACCATTTACGAAAATCGCCATCTGGTAACCCTGTTACGTGGCAACCATCTTTCTTTCGTTACTGGTTTTCCTTCCGGCGTTGCGCAGGCCATAGAGTTGACGATGACCAGTCAATGCCAGCGGGCCGATGGCGGACGGACGATCAGTTTTAGTCGTTATCCACTCGCAGATTTGTCCGACATTGATCAGCGAATGGAGTTCGTGCTCCGGGCGGCAGCTCGTTTTGACCACATGCTCAATGACGAGAATAGAGATTCATTGGCGCAGTCCATAAGTGAAATCGCCGCCATGGAGGGCACTTGA